From Rhododendron vialii isolate Sample 1 chromosome 7a, ASM3025357v1:
GTTTGTTCTAATTTCTCTGACTTAGCTTCATCCTTCTTTTGTAGTGATCTTGACACTactatttttcaatcattttccCTCCAACTTTGGTACTCACGCTTGGATTTCTTGGGAGGCACATCACCTGTGCTGAAAACCCCTGTGCCTCTACGCTGAGGGGTTTTCCGGCCGTtggatttaaaacataaaaaaatcgCATAATTCAACTATTGGAAAATCCCTCGGTGTAGAAGCGCATGGGTATTCGGGACAAAGGTGATCGGACCCCATTTCTTGGACAGGTGTTTTCTGTTACATCATGTAGGAGtacttgtttttggtttttgaattttgcatGTCGTAATCTTACTGACTTTACTTTCACAACATACATAGGCAAATGTTTCGTCATATCCTGGTAATTCGTTTCATACAAGTGATAGCTTACGGAGTCAACCATATAGAAATGGTAGTTTGTAAATATAGTGCCACAAACTCAGTGGTGTTCGAGCTCgactcatttattaaacgagcctaaaacacGAGCTTGAACTTGACTCGATTACTAAGCAAGCCGAACTTAGCCGATTCTCGAACTGCTcagttcgtttgcagccctatccATGTGGTGCTGCTGATGCCTCAGGCCCTTTTTCTACCACATTTGGCTTGGGACCCAAGACAAGTGTGTAGGCTGATAGGCTCCGCCCCTTTGTGTGATAGAGAAGGGGTCTGGGGCACTTTCTTCTCCTTTATTCAATTCCCTCTTCAAGGTAGAAGTGGGTAtgatttgaaaatgataaacGTCATTGAATTCTTACCACCTGTTAATTTGTTGATTGTAGCTTTAAATAAacatgaaaaattagatgagaTTGAAGAATATTTTGTCATGGCTGCGTTCGAATGAGATAGTGACAATTCTCGTTTAATATTCTATTACAGTATATTTCTTTAGAAAAATGGAAGTTTTATTTATTATAAAATTATGTTAGAAACTAATAAAAGTTACTAATTATTAATCGAGTGTGCCTTAGCTTCGTTGCATTTGAGTTGAGTTGTGATTGAGTActtttgtaacgcccccaattttgggtacgttaaagaaggtaattttattgaaaatctaaatagagtctaaCTCAATATTATAACATAATTctcccaagagtactttattaaacaaaaggagggtagactagggttgCTATCTACTGatccgcctcttcttccattctggccagctcctcggctccgaaagcttccaaggtataatgttcaccctgttcatctatgaggtctgacacattataccggcgtcgccaccaatataatatgtcagggtcaccaaagataacaccgtgagcttccaaaagctcaatagaataaaccctacccactgactcataacttacaaacagtaattTATACCGacaaatagtaacaatcacacatccacattcactattcaagtatcgttggtgtccattttttctgtatttctcctacgtgactcatcgcagaccgtgtctccattttcacttttcaataccatatcaacattttcaaaatctgtttctaacacatccaacctcggttccgccgttccggtctcccgagtatcctcacaatggttccgccgcaccgggttcccattggcacactttgcattggctcctctccgcggataaccaagtcacacacccaacctcggttccgccgttccggtcttccgagtatcctcacaatggttccgccgcaccgggttcccattggcacacaaaacacacaccacacaatgggctaccatgtccggccacattgcggtttccaaaacatttcaccttttcaaaacacgcattttcgttaaccacaccctaggtgtcatgtttctaactttctcgatttttcgtgtcacgttttcatgcatagactccgcggtaagactttttacaaaaataagcATAACTCATTCATTGAAACtacactagcaagatcattcaactcaatattactaagcatgctcgaaaagatcaaaatatgaatacttcaaatcaagcgttaaaatcttatctttcgaaaatcgttctatcttactttttgagaaattcaatacaacatatgtttatttaagacaaagtcatttatccaacatgctcatacctccattagtgagataaacttattgacaatcatgcattttaaacgataagcttatctacttgaaactaaacaatagataaccttatctacttaaggaaaacgatcattctactttctaacgtacgattctatacTTTACGTAGAGTTAAGgggttctacttatacttagggaagtgagtagagaaaaatctaccttgatccgaaacttagtcggggccgaataagctagttggaagattttctacgggcggtgaaacttgcaaatctggaccgaactttggatggcagtaacttggtcaatatttggccgaatacgatcgttcttgggtcgaagttgaagctctcgaaatgctctacgactttcgtgaaggaagttgatcctagaaactactttaggtaggagaaaaatggtgataaaggagaagacagtatgctgtctggaaatagaaatccgaaatttttactgaacttcggatgccaatatctttgtcatttcttcaccgatttggatggttcttgggtctaacttgaaggtttcgaagtgctctacaatttttccgaagggagttggttccaaaaactaatttaagcaggagaaaattgaagatttgtggagggcagtaagctgtctgaaatagaaatggtttctagagagaagtgagtgaaggtgtgagttgaatggaaggcatggagtgctatttatagccaaaacttgaaCTCCTCCTTCCTCCCCtatggccgccccccccccccccccccccaccacccccccccccctctctcctttctcccatggactttgctccattgtcatgtccaatcaagcttgaaagcatgccaagtcttgtcttgtccaatcttcttaggcttaaggctataaactaACTAGGATCTTATGCTTTCTAGGGTAAATCTAGGTAATCatggcaagtcttacaagtctaaggtagggtttgattaggctaaggtATAGCCTTCCATGTATGGTCAATTCTAGTCTAggtttgtagtcaaaatctaggataataaggctaggattctatgctagaaaattgactagaaatgggttgtctaGTCAATAGGGCTTAAGGCTAAAATAGggctaaagaggtagcttgGAGTGTAcaacacacaagcacacactacacacacacacactctctctctctctctctctctctctctctctctctctctctctctctctctctctctctctctctctctctcagtacatatatataaaagagtatatatatgtgtgtctaggaaagtaaaacttaagatagttaggcttaaggctaggacataggtgtgcatgcatggtaAGGCTAGTCTTGTttcctttggaagcaaaatgatgactcCCTtagtatgacttgtcttgtcatgcttattggcaagtcaaaggtctattaaccaagggataaaaatttccctaacaattatggaccaagagGTAAAGGAATAtcggtaataatttgatatgactagtcatgggaatctattgtccaagggataaaaatttccctaacaattatggaccacgGGGTAAAGAAATATTAGTAATAATTAGgatttgaaatgacttgtcatgggagtaaaatgattactcctatggtctaaaGGTCCTATAGGGTTTGGAGgagttcataaggttcaaagatggtctaaaaggtccaattagggttagggtaatgtaactaggtgaatcggtggtccggttcctccaactgatcggttggaaactaaccttacttgccaagtaggatttctagccaagaaatataatttaaagattttatttaacttgttaggaaaatatacaagcgcttttataagcatacgtgtctttagaaaatgactagattgctcggcgtgaaaatatataactttataagtctcaaatctaattatgacggattattaaaataaaaaaagaaatttttagtagtaaatccaagtaattaaaataaaatttaaatatttaacgaaatttttatttaccaaaaatcagggtcgttacaacttTGGGTTGGTGCTATGCTGTAAGGTGCACAGGTTTGTGCAGCGCACTTTAAGCCGTCGGATCAAGTATTCGACAGTGCGGATGTGCGCAGCATGATGCtacgcacaccactgcacaacatcATCCCCTAATTCGAGTGACATGTAACACTACTCATTTAATACTCCATCTTTCTTTAGAAATATATAAAGGTGTGGTATGAGATTTTtagttgaaaacaaaatttgaattgtttCAATCTAAAATATACATTTTGCTGTACAGTAAATAGTTTTTGATATTTCTTACTTCTCATAACTTGTACTTTAGTTTTTCCTCATAATTTTTGCGTAATCAGTCGTTTCGATgagaggaattagaaaaatataaaaatgaaaaatataaaaatatggactgaAATTGAAAGTTTTGAGATAAGAcgataataaagataaaaaagaagaagaagagttgtTTCAAACTTTTCCCGcctttcgtattttttttttagtttttggacgTAAGTTCTAAACATTTCAGACTCTttttgtcgagacgaataaCCAATTCAAAAAGTTtaacttgaattttaaaaacatatagAAAGACGAAATTAATATCGAAACAATAACACCGGAAGAACTTGGCCAGATCTCGTTTTTTGCTGCAATACTTCTTGAACTTAAGCTTATTTATCTCATCTCATTAATTTGGAAGAGCATGGATTCTACTTCATAAacgttttttaattttatctttcctgtaaaatttcattaattaaCACATACTATGGCCTTGTTCTCCTTAGCTTTTAGTGGCTTTTTAGgcattttgtccttattcaatttttattttattttgcatttgttgattttacctaaaatttttgtaaattattaattcatcttgataagaaaaattagaaaattcaaaagtttttaTTTCGGATTTCCAAGATAAAGACGATTCTTTATCTTATgatattttcaaatatatttagataaaaataaaaaaatattaaatttttgaTTTCTCCAGTCGAAATGAAATAATGattcacaaaaattttgaaaaaattaatgccaaaattatcgaatgcaaaattattatttttgaatgaaacaaaacttaaaaagaaggaaaaagccCAGTGTTTCGAGGCTTAAAATAAGGAAAAGGCGTCTCTCCCCCGCACCGCTCCTCCCAATtcatttcaaaccaaaaacCGCCTCATACATTCAAACCGACATTcgatttatctctctctctctctctctctctctctctctcatcattccCAACTTTCTAGGGTTGCTTCGATTTACCGACATTCgattcacctctctctctctctctcatcattccCAACTTTCCAGGGTTTCTTCTAAATCGATCGACTTTCCCTCCACTCATCCCAATCTGGGGTTTCCGTTCGATTGACTTTCCCTCCCCTTATCCAAACCTAGGGTTTCCATTTCCCCTCCACTCACCCTACCCCAACCCGACCCAATGTCCGCCTCAACCGTCTCCATCACCGCCAACCCCTCCGCCCGACGCCGCCCCGTCGAGAAGAAATCCCCCGTGGACATCCTCGCCCCCGACGCCGTCGCCTTCGCCACTACAACCGCCGCCGCGGAGGATCGCAGCCACTCGATCAGCCGCGACGGCGTCGTCGAGAGATCCCGGGACGCGATTCAACTCAAGAAGACCACTTTACCCCCCTCCGCCACCGCCTCGGGGCCCACACGCGGCCGCACGACCCGGAAGACCAATCCGAAACCACGGTGGCAGACGGTACTCAGTGTTTTTACTAAGAATTTCTTGCTTTTGGTTGTCCTACTAGGTTTCGTTCAGATGATAAGAAAAGCCGTTGGTCCTGGTAGTAGTAGTGGTAGTGATAATGCAGTGTCGTTTTCGGCCGAGGATTTCGAGGGGCGGATAGCAGAAGTGGAGAAGTTTTTAAAGACTACTACGAAGATGATGCAGGTTCAGATGGATGTCGTTGATCGAAAGATCGAGAACGAGGTTTTAGATCTCAAAACGGATTTAAAGAGAATTGAGGAGAGGCGGGAGGCGTTCGAGAGAGAGTTGGGGAAGTTGGACGGGAGGACAGAGGGTTTGGAGAAGGCATTGGGAGAGTTGAGGTCGACAGAGTGGTTATCGAAACAAGACTTGGGTTTGTTTTTCGATGAGTTGAGGAAGAAGAATAAGGGCTTGGGTAATGGAGATTTAAACTTGGATGAGATTAGGGCAGTTGCTAGGGGTATAGTTGAGAAGGAGATTGAAAAGCATGCTGCTGATGGACTGGGTAGGGTGGACTATGCGCTGTCATCGGCCGGTGCTACAGTTGTGAAGCATTCAGAGCCGTATGGGGTTGGGAAGGGAAAGGTTTGGTTTTATACTGCTAATAGGAATGAGGTTCATCACGAGGCGAATATGATGCTGAGACCCAGTTTTGGAGAGCCGGGGCAGTGTTTTCCTCTCAAGGGAAACAATGGGTTTGTGGAAATCAAGCTTAGGACTGCTATTATTCCGGAAGCTATTACTCTGGAGCATGTCGCCAAGGTGATTATCTGTTCTTTTtggtgttttcttttgtttttctgtggTATTACTTGCATTGTAACGGTGGTAGGCACAGGTCGGTTAGTTTGCTTGATCTTCTTGCGCGTTTAGAGTACGGATTATAATTTGGTCCGAGGTGGATTAATGTAACTGTGAAGGTGTTGCTTAGTTTGATTTTGAtacaaaatcaagaaagttgAAATTTTGGGAAACAAAACTGTTAAAAATTACAGAATCAGATGTTTGTTAAGCGTGTTCAAATATTTCCTTTTATGTTCAGCTTGGATTCTTTAGGTAGAATGGATTAAGAATAGTTGTATGTCGTCGTCTTCTGCCTATGAGAGTTCGTAACCAATCATCTGGAATTTATTGGGATTATGTTGGAGGATGTGTTAGAAGACTCAAAACGTAATCAACCAATTTGAATTTGTCTCGTCCTTGATGTTCTGAACACAATCTTAATGGTTGGTCTCTGTTTCAAAAGACGCTATGTAGTACCCACTAGGATCCGTGGTAAGACCGCCACATAAAGCAACCACAACCTCGGTATGACCATGCGGTGGTGATGACCATCTAACGTGTTTTTGAAGACTAACACGTAGCTGCTTGTGCCTTTGCGAAGCATGTATCACTACTATGTGTTCACACATGCGATGTCTTAGGAGGTATTTGAGAGATGATTTGGAacctctttcttttgtttcattaCCTTTAAGTATCAATATTACGTAATGTTATGGACGGCATATATACGAAGGAATAGGTAAGGAGAAAAGATTAGATGTACTCATGTCCATATGTATCTTGACTTCCTCCGCCTCGGAATAGAAGTATGTACTTGATGTAGGATAGCACCTTAACGGGCACTTTCTGCTATCAGATTGGCAGGTTAGTGCAAAAAGTTTTGGTTTGGAACTTTGGAAACTAATTTGTGGTTCAAGGATGGAATATAAAGGTCATATTGGTTTAAGGTATGAGTTAGTCTTGAAAATGAGAGCAGGTGGTTCAATTTTTTCTAGGTTTGTGAAGGATTTAGGGCTATATTCTATAATGGTGCACATTACACTAAATAATGGTTTAAACTTAAAATGTTAGAGCATTGATCAAAAGGTTTGATGTGAAATCTGGTTTTCAGAAGGCTGGTTGTGACTGTTTTTGTGCGAGGTATTAAGGGGTCAAAGGAGACTCAACAATTGCTAGATCATATTCGTTGGCTTGGCAGGTGTGATGGGTAGTTGGGGTGGTGCAAAAATGGGTAGTCAAATAGCGGAGTTACAGGAGAAATCAATTGTGAAACCATGCAGAAGTCGCAAAATGCCTTCtagttttagttttgaataGTCACATGTTGATTTGTGCTTGTGAGAACTGGGAGATCTCATATACTGGAAGTTTTCTGTTTGTTTTCCAGGGTTAGTATGACTCAGAGATCTTTGAGTTCTAGCTTTAAGGATTGGGGGAATTTTTGGGAACTAAAGAACATGAATGAGAATGATGTTGCAGAAGACGGATGGCTTCCAACGTAAACGTATCTGAactatttattgcatatttgCATGGTTCGGCCCATAAGTAGTCTACAGCTTGCATGGCGGTCAATTagatgttttatttttcttcacaTGTCTAAGCAATCTTGTGCGGTTTATGGCATTCATGAATTGTCATTAATCATTGCTATATAAGATTACATGAAGacagcctctctttttttccggTTAATGTACACTTTCATTGAAAATCACAAACACGATACATCAATGTCCAGCCAGgactcaaaaaccaaaactgCCTTAGCCAACTCCCTCAACAGGAGACACCAAGGCAAAAACTATAAAACTATACAACCAAGCACCTATcctcaaaacaaaagaaaacagaatttAAACTTCTACAGCAGAAGACCTCAAACGTGGAAAGGGAACTCCCCAAGCCCTGCACAAAACCCTGTTCTGCATAGATTTGATATTATGCCAAGCCATCATGGCATCTCTGATGGTATTGCAAATCTTTGATCCCAATACCTCAGCCTCCATCATCGTATGCTGGAAAATCCTCATGTTCCTCTTGCACCAGATTCCATAAACACATCAGATTCCATAAACAGTAGCTGCCAGGGATAATTTGAGAATAGATTTCTTAATATACTTCCCTTTTGAATGCAGCAAGAACCATTTCTTTTCATCCTCCCATGTAAGAGGGCCCCTGTGAATAAAGTTCCTTCACAATATCTCCTTCCAGACAACTCTAGAATATGagcaatcaaaaaataaatgattatgaGATTCATGAGCCCCATTTCTACACAAAACACAAGTGGCGTCCACCACACTCCGTTTCAGCAATCTATCCTTTGACACAAGTTTACTTTGCATGGCCATCCATCTAGGGACATTTTTGGGAAAccaatgctttgtttggattgcttttaaaaaaaaaaatgctcaactcaaaaaacacttattacccttacttctaatcattactcatccctatctccaatcattagtctgatttctctctctatctctctccaatcattacctctactGCCAataattactctcatttctctctccactcgtAACCTTACaacatttctcaaaaactcatccaaacacagcacaAACAATGCTACACCCTATGatgcacggatacggataccGACACTGACatgggaattctaaaaaaatggggacgtggacacggcaggggacacgccacgtgtatatttatttgtttgtttatatgttttttcaattttaaatggcaaaatgtggacaaaacgaaaaatccatagttccaatatcatttaaacaaaacaagacatccataagttcaatacaaccctattgaaaaattatagtttgacccttgaaatttaaaaaaatttaaaattttaaaattatacaGTTTGACccacaaatattttaaaaaattacactttgaccccccccccccccggtgtCTGGCACTGTAATACTTCGACCTCTAAAGGTGTCGATGCTTCATAGGAGCCCACACCAGTCCAGGGTACCATTTGACACTCGAATTGCTTCCCAAGCAGATTTCATCGAGTAATTACCATTACAAGAAGGAAGCCTCACTACACTATCCTCAATAGAAATATTAGGAAGAAAAGTTTGAGGTGTGTTAGACTGTTAGTAATGATTTCTTGAATATACCTGTTCCGCTGTCTTGGCCAAACCCAGGTCCCATCTTTAATAATTGTGGACGCTTTGCTTGCAAAGATCTTCCAATATTAGAGCTTACATTCTCCCCATTCCTTTTATACCCAAGAGCCCCAACGGGTGCCAGTTGTCAAGCCAAAGGAAAGTGGAAGCCCCATTCCCAACTTCATGTCGAAATAACCATTGACAAATCTCCATGAACTGAAAAATCTTTCTAATAGTCCAG
This genomic window contains:
- the LOC131334822 gene encoding SUN domain-containing protein 1; translated protein: MSASTVSITANPSARRRPVEKKSPVDILAPDAVAFATTTAAAEDRSHSISRDGVVERSRDAIQLKKTTLPPSATASGPTRGRTTRKTNPKPRWQTVLSVFTKNFLLLVVLLGFVQMIRKAVGPGSSSGSDNAVSFSAEDFEGRIAEVEKFLKTTTKMMQVQMDVVDRKIENEVLDLKTDLKRIEERREAFERELGKLDGRTEGLEKALGELRSTEWLSKQDLGLFFDELRKKNKGLGNGDLNLDEIRAVARGIVEKEIEKHAADGLGRVDYALSSAGATVVKHSEPYGVGKGKVWFYTANRNEVHHEANMMLRPSFGEPGQCFPLKGNNGFVEIKLRTAIIPEAITLEHVAKSVAYDRSSAPKDCRVSGWLEEHDSPEQQMFLLTEFTYDLEKSNAQTFNVLDSVGSGMVNTIRLDVASNHGSASYTCIYRLRVHGHEPDSVSLPATQS